In a genomic window of Lacrimispora sp. BS-2:
- a CDS encoding PadR family transcriptional regulator encodes MKENTGKSKYVMLGMLARMPQTGYTIKKWIENEYSHFWQESYGQIYPTLKKLVAEGLAVTSKNTQTGNGRGQILYSITDAGRKELSDWLREEPEIEKIRYELLLKVSFGENTEPEVLLGHLDNFIRRNDKLVKEMNGYIELCGQLKEQDIDCSYSRLTALCGVYIYSAMRDWAVEAKKIINEKEDDK; translated from the coding sequence TGGGTATGCTTGCACGCATGCCTCAGACCGGTTATACCATTAAGAAATGGATAGAGAACGAATACAGCCATTTCTGGCAGGAGAGCTACGGTCAGATCTATCCGACTCTCAAGAAACTGGTGGCTGAGGGGCTCGCCGTCACCTCTAAGAATACGCAGACTGGTAATGGGCGTGGACAGATCCTATACAGCATCACTGACGCAGGCAGGAAAGAGCTTTCTGATTGGCTCCGGGAAGAGCCGGAGATCGAGAAGATAAGGTACGAATTATTGCTCAAGGTTTCCTTTGGTGAGAACACAGAACCAGAGGTGCTGCTTGGTCATCTGGACAATTTTATCAGAAGGAATGATAAGCTGGTCAAAGAAATGAACGGCTATATTGAACTTTGCGGGCAGCTAAAGGAGCAGGATATTGACTGTTCCTACAGCCGGCTGACCGCACTTTGCGGCGTTTACATTTATTCTGCAATGAGGGATTGGGCTGTTGAGGCAAAGAAAATTATAAATGAGAAAGAAGATGATAAATAA